The proteins below are encoded in one region of Bacillus vallismortis:
- the ctaG gene encoding cytochrome c oxidase assembly factor CtaG: protein MDQLDVFGFRAMWSPYLFCILLGITVLYLYFYWRMFSKPERITGKEMVCFLSAMLFLYAAEGSPVDLLGHIMFSAHMVQMAVLYLVVPPLLIAGIPAWLWEKIIFRPAIKQVFSFFTTPLIALLLFNGIFSLYHVPLIFDTVKTDPFYHTVMTWLIFVLAFFMWWPLVHKVERLRQLSGLMKLGYIMADGMLLTPACALIMFSGAPLYATYTDPSAWAEAMKLCVPADMMGQIPLTGPEMFNTLPLLEDQQLGAVMMKIIQEIVYGTFLAIVFFQWVKKEREKDGQEEPPYIQQTIS, encoded by the coding sequence ATGGATCAGTTAGACGTGTTTGGGTTTCGCGCGATGTGGAGCCCTTATCTTTTTTGTATCCTGTTGGGCATTACGGTGCTTTATCTCTATTTTTACTGGCGAATGTTTTCTAAGCCAGAACGGATAACAGGTAAAGAGATGGTGTGCTTTCTATCGGCGATGCTGTTTTTATATGCAGCGGAGGGGAGTCCGGTCGATCTGCTCGGACACATTATGTTCAGCGCTCATATGGTGCAAATGGCTGTCCTGTATTTGGTCGTCCCGCCATTATTGATTGCGGGAATTCCCGCATGGCTCTGGGAAAAAATCATTTTCAGGCCTGCCATTAAACAGGTTTTTTCATTTTTTACGACGCCTTTAATTGCTTTGCTTTTGTTTAACGGCATTTTTTCTTTATATCATGTTCCGCTTATTTTTGATACTGTCAAAACGGACCCGTTTTATCATACGGTAATGACTTGGCTTATCTTTGTGCTGGCGTTTTTCATGTGGTGGCCGCTTGTTCATAAGGTAGAGCGCCTTCGGCAGCTCAGCGGCTTGATGAAACTGGGATATATTATGGCGGACGGTATGCTGCTTACGCCAGCTTGCGCGCTGATCATGTTCAGCGGTGCGCCGTTATATGCCACCTATACAGATCCATCTGCGTGGGCTGAAGCAATGAAGCTTTGTGTGCCTGCGGATATGATGGGGCAGATCCCATTAACAGGACCAGAGATGTTCAATACACTCCCTTTGTTGGAGGATCAGCAGCTCGGAGCAGTCATGATGAAAATCATTCAGGAAATTGTATACGGCACTTTTTTGGCGATTGTTTTTTTCCAATGGGTGAAGAAAGAAAGAGAAAAGGACGGGCAGGAAGAACCGCCGTATATTCAGCAGACCATATCATAA
- the ctaF gene encoding cytochrome c oxidase subunit IVB: MVGKKSRRHINSGLEFKKKKHAQEMKYQVLSFGLMIGLTIVAFLTVATDGIGSWFTIPFIILLAAIQVIFQLYYFMHMNQKGHEAPALFLYSGMFVAFITVLAFVTIIWW; this comes from the coding sequence ATGGTCGGTAAAAAAAGCAGAAGGCATATCAACAGCGGCCTTGAATTTAAGAAAAAGAAGCACGCTCAGGAGATGAAATATCAGGTTCTGTCTTTTGGCTTAATGATCGGCCTTACGATTGTGGCCTTTCTGACTGTGGCAACGGATGGCATCGGCAGCTGGTTTACAATTCCTTTCATTATTCTGCTAGCTGCGATTCAAGTCATCTTCCAGCTTTATTATTTCATGCATATGAATCAAAAAGGGCATGAAGCGCCGGCACTGTTTTTGTATTCAGGCATGTTTGTCGCGTTCATCACTGTGCTTGCGTTTGTCACAATTATATGGTGGTAA
- the ctaE gene encoding cytochrome c oxidase subunit III: MQIEEKFTAETFPASPEKVTLEGKNKFLGFWLFLGGETVLFASLFATFLALRNSNAGDPPTTEMFDVTLVFIATMLLLTSSLTSVYAMYHMKNFSFGKMQLWLGITLLLGAGFLGLEIYEFKHYTHEFGFTITSSALGSAFYTLVGTHGAHVAFGLMWISTLMIRNAKRGLNLYTAPKFYVASLYWHFIDVVWVFIFTVVYLMGMVG; encoded by the coding sequence ATGCAAATTGAAGAAAAATTCACCGCGGAAACCTTTCCAGCTTCTCCCGAAAAAGTAACACTGGAAGGGAAAAATAAATTTTTAGGCTTTTGGCTTTTTCTTGGGGGAGAGACAGTTTTGTTCGCGTCTCTCTTCGCCACGTTTCTCGCACTCCGGAATTCAAACGCCGGTGACCCGCCTACGACGGAAATGTTTGATGTGACGCTTGTGTTTATCGCCACAATGCTCTTATTAACGAGCAGTTTAACGAGTGTGTACGCGATGTACCACATGAAGAACTTTTCATTCGGAAAAATGCAGCTTTGGCTGGGAATTACGCTCTTATTGGGGGCGGGATTTTTAGGACTTGAAATCTATGAATTTAAGCATTACACCCATGAGTTTGGCTTTACGATCACAAGCTCTGCGCTCGGTTCCGCGTTTTACACGCTTGTCGGCACACACGGCGCCCACGTGGCATTTGGGCTTATGTGGATCAGCACCCTGATGATCCGCAATGCCAAAAGGGGACTAAACCTGTATACGGCGCCTAAGTTTTATGTTGCAAGTCTTTATTGGCACTTTATTGATGTCGTGTGGGTCTTCATCTTTACCGTTGTATATTTAATGGGGATGGTGGGATAA
- the ctaD gene encoding cytochrome c oxidase subunit I, with product MLNALTEKRTRGSILWDYLTTVDHKKIAILYLIAGGFFFLVGGIEAMFIRIQLAKPENAFLSAQAYNEVMTMHGTTMIFLAAMPLLFALMNAVVPLQIGARDVSFPFLNSLGFWLFFFGGIFLNLSWFLGGAPDAGWTSYASLSLHSEGHGIDFFVLGLQISGLGTLIAGINFLATIINMRAPGMTYMRLPLFTWTTFVASALILFAFPPLTAGLALMMLDRLFGTNFFNPELGGNTVIWEHLFWIFGHPEVYILILPAFGIFSEVIPVFARKRLFGYSSMVFAIVLIGFLGFMVWVHHMFTTGLGPIANAIFAVATMAIAIPTGIKIFNWLLTIWGGNVKYTTAMLYAVSFIPSFVLGGVTGVMLAAAAADYQFHDTYFVVAHFHYVIIGGVVFGLLAGVHFWWPKMFGKILHETMGKISFVLFFIGFHLTFFIQHFVGLMGMPRRVYTFLPDQGLETGNLISTIGAFFMAAAVILLLVNVIWTSVKGEYVGADPWQDGRTLEWTVSSPPPEYNFKQLPFVRGLDPFWIEKQAGHKSMTPAEPVDDIHMPNGSILPFIISFGLFVAAFGLLYRTDYAWGLPVIFIGLGITFITMLLRSVIDDHGYHIHKEELPNDDKGVKA from the coding sequence ATGTTGAATGCGCTTACAGAAAAGCGGACGCGCGGATCTATACTTTGGGATTATTTGACGACGGTGGACCATAAAAAAATCGCGATTCTTTACTTAATCGCCGGGGGATTCTTCTTTCTTGTCGGGGGAATAGAAGCGATGTTTATCAGAATCCAGCTTGCAAAGCCGGAAAATGCTTTTCTCAGTGCTCAAGCGTACAATGAAGTCATGACAATGCACGGGACAACGATGATCTTTCTGGCTGCGATGCCGCTTTTATTTGCCTTGATGAATGCGGTCGTGCCTTTGCAGATTGGGGCTCGGGACGTTTCGTTTCCATTTTTAAACTCGCTTGGTTTTTGGCTCTTCTTTTTCGGAGGCATTTTCTTAAATCTAAGCTGGTTTTTGGGCGGAGCGCCAGACGCGGGCTGGACATCATACGCTTCACTTTCGCTTCATTCGGAAGGGCACGGCATAGACTTTTTCGTCCTCGGACTGCAAATATCGGGGCTCGGGACGCTGATAGCAGGGATTAACTTTTTGGCTACGATTATTAACATGAGGGCTCCTGGCATGACGTACATGAGGCTGCCTTTGTTTACTTGGACGACATTTGTGGCTTCGGCATTGATTTTGTTTGCCTTTCCGCCGCTGACGGCCGGATTGGCTCTGATGATGCTGGATCGGCTGTTCGGCACCAACTTCTTTAATCCGGAGCTTGGCGGGAATACGGTCATTTGGGAGCATTTATTTTGGATTTTTGGCCATCCCGAGGTTTATATCTTAATTTTGCCTGCATTCGGTATTTTTTCAGAGGTCATCCCTGTGTTTGCCAGAAAGCGTTTGTTTGGGTATTCATCAATGGTTTTTGCCATCGTGCTCATTGGCTTTCTGGGCTTTATGGTTTGGGTGCACCACATGTTTACGACAGGTCTCGGACCGATTGCAAATGCGATTTTTGCAGTTGCCACAATGGCTATCGCGATTCCGACCGGGATTAAAATTTTCAACTGGCTATTGACGATTTGGGGAGGAAATGTAAAGTATACGACCGCGATGCTGTATGCCGTCTCATTTATACCGTCCTTCGTGCTCGGCGGTGTGACGGGAGTCATGCTGGCAGCCGCTGCTGCTGACTATCAGTTCCATGATACGTATTTTGTGGTGGCGCATTTCCACTATGTCATTATTGGCGGAGTGGTATTCGGCCTTTTAGCCGGTGTTCATTTTTGGTGGCCGAAAATGTTCGGTAAAATTCTGCATGAGACGATGGGGAAAATTTCATTTGTATTGTTTTTTATCGGCTTTCACCTCACGTTTTTCATTCAGCATTTTGTCGGATTAATGGGGATGCCGCGCCGGGTTTATACATTTTTGCCGGACCAGGGTCTTGAAACAGGCAACTTGATCAGTACAATCGGGGCGTTTTTTATGGCGGCAGCAGTTATTCTTCTGCTGGTCAATGTCATTTGGACATCGGTAAAAGGAGAATATGTCGGAGCTGATCCATGGCAGGACGGACGTACGCTTGAATGGACCGTTTCTTCACCGCCGCCTGAATATAATTTTAAACAGCTTCCTTTTGTCAGAGGGCTTGATCCGTTTTGGATCGAGAAGCAGGCAGGACACAAATCAATGACGCCGGCTGAACCGGTTGATGATATTCATATGCCAAACGGCTCAATCCTGCCGTTCATCATTTCCTTTGGCCTCTTTGTCGCAGCGTTCGGGCTGCTGTACAGAACCGATTACGCTTGGGGGCTGCCGGTGATCTTTATCGGGCTCGGCATCACATTTATCACGATGCTGCTTCGCTCAGTCATTGATGATCACGGCTATCATATTCATAAAGAGGAACTTCCGAACGATGATAAAGGGGTGAAGGCATAA
- the coxB gene encoding cytochrome c oxidase subunit II, with amino-acid sequence MVKHWRLISLLALVPLLLSGCGKPFLSTLKPAGEVADKQYDLTVLSTLIMVVVVAVVSVIFFYVIVRFRRSRVGENTIPKQVEGNKFLEITWTVIPILLLIILVIPVVLYTLELADTSPMDKKSRKAEDALVVNVRANLYWWEFEYPDYGIITSQELIVPTDQRVYFNLKASDVKHSFWIPSVGGKLDTNTDNENKFFLTFDSKRSKEAGDMFFGKCAELCGPSHALMDFKVKTMSAKEFQGWTKEMKNYKSTAESDLAKQGEELFKEKNCLSCHAVEPNDKRAEAARTAPNLATFGERAKVAGVKDANEENVKAWLKDPESIKPGNKMTGTYPKLSDSETDALYEYLKGLKTESK; translated from the coding sequence ATGGTAAAGCATTGGCGTCTTATTTCATTATTAGCCTTAGTGCCGCTTCTATTAAGCGGATGTGGAAAACCTTTTTTATCCACGCTCAAGCCTGCTGGCGAGGTGGCTGATAAACAGTATGACCTGACGGTGCTCAGTACATTGATTATGGTGGTTGTTGTTGCAGTAGTATCTGTTATCTTCTTTTATGTGATTGTGAGATTCAGAAGATCACGGGTCGGTGAGAACACGATACCGAAACAGGTAGAGGGGAACAAATTTTTAGAAATCACATGGACTGTGATCCCGATTTTGCTGCTCATTATTCTTGTGATCCCTGTCGTACTATATACGCTAGAGCTTGCGGATACATCACCAATGGATAAGAAAAGCCGCAAAGCTGAGGATGCGCTTGTAGTCAATGTCCGGGCAAATTTATACTGGTGGGAGTTTGAATACCCTGATTACGGCATTATCACAAGCCAGGAGCTGATTGTGCCGACAGACCAGCGTGTATATTTTAATTTAAAAGCCTCAGATGTCAAACATTCCTTCTGGATTCCTTCAGTTGGAGGAAAACTTGATACGAATACGGATAACGAAAATAAGTTTTTCCTGACATTTGATTCAAAAAGAAGCAAAGAGGCAGGAGATATGTTTTTTGGGAAGTGTGCAGAGCTTTGCGGCCCTTCACACGCGCTGATGGATTTTAAGGTGAAAACGATGTCTGCAAAAGAATTTCAGGGCTGGACAAAAGAAATGAAAAACTATAAGTCTACAGCAGAGAGTGATTTGGCTAAGCAGGGCGAAGAACTGTTTAAAGAGAAGAACTGCCTGAGCTGCCATGCCGTTGAGCCGAATGATAAGCGGGCAGAAGCAGCAAGAACGGCTCCCAACTTAGCGACCTTCGGTGAAAGGGCAAAAGTGGCAGGGGTGAAAGACGCCAACGAAGAAAATGTGAAAGCTTGGCTCAAGGATCCTGAGAGCATAAAACCGGGGAACAAAATGACAGGAACTTATCCGAAGCTCTCAGACAGTGAAACAGATGCGCTTTATGAATACTTAAAAGGCTTAAAAACGGAAAGCAAGTAG
- the cyoE gene encoding heme o synthase, protein MANSRIINDTAIDGQIEETTAWKDFLSLIKIGIVNSNLITTFTGMWLALHISGLSFLGNINTVLLTLIGSSLIIAGSCAINNWYDRDIDHLMERTKVRPTVTGKIQPIQALWSGILLVALGLIMLLMTTVMAAVIGFIGVFTYVVLYTMWTKRRYTINTVVGSVSGAVPPLIGWTAVEGHIGVVAWVLFMILFIWQIPHFLALAIKKTEDYRAANIPMLPVVYGFEVTKRQIIVWVACLMPLPFFLGSLGLPIVILGLLLNIGWLILGLMGLRTKNIMKWATQMFIYSLNYMTIYFVAMVVLTLF, encoded by the coding sequence ATGGCTAACTCCAGAATCATAAATGATACAGCTATAGACGGACAAATTGAAGAAACAACGGCATGGAAAGATTTTCTGTCCCTTATTAAAATAGGGATCGTCAATTCCAATCTCATCACGACTTTTACTGGAATGTGGCTTGCGCTGCATATCTCCGGTTTGAGTTTTTTAGGCAATATAAACACCGTTCTTCTTACATTAATCGGGTCATCTTTGATTATTGCGGGCTCCTGCGCGATCAATAACTGGTATGACCGGGATATTGATCATCTTATGGAGCGCACGAAAGTAAGACCGACGGTTACGGGTAAAATTCAGCCAATTCAAGCGTTATGGTCTGGAATTTTGCTGGTTGCTTTAGGATTGATCATGCTGCTGATGACAACTGTCATGGCTGCTGTTATCGGTTTTATCGGAGTCTTTACGTATGTTGTATTATATACAATGTGGACGAAACGCCGCTATACCATTAACACAGTAGTAGGAAGTGTTTCCGGTGCAGTCCCGCCGCTTATTGGATGGACGGCAGTGGAAGGGCATATCGGTGTCGTCGCATGGGTATTATTCATGATTTTATTTATTTGGCAGATTCCTCATTTCTTAGCATTGGCTATTAAGAAAACTGAGGATTACAGAGCTGCAAATATTCCGATGCTTCCTGTCGTATACGGATTTGAAGTGACAAAAAGACAAATAATTGTGTGGGTTGCGTGCCTGATGCCGCTTCCGTTTTTCCTTGGAAGTCTGGGCCTTCCGATTGTCATCCTCGGCTTGCTGTTAAATATCGGCTGGCTGATTCTAGGCTTGATGGGCCTCCGCACCAAAAATATCATGAAGTGGGCAACGCAGATGTTCATTTACTCGCTTAATTACATGACAATCTATTTCGTTGCCATGGTTGTCTTGACTCTTTTCTAA
- the ctaA gene encoding heme A synthase CtaA, translating to MNKALKGLGVLTTFVMLIVLIGGALVTKTGSGQGCGRQWPLCHGRFFPEMNPASIIEWSHRFASGISIILVLSLAFWSWRKITPIFRETTFLAIMSIIFLFLQALLGALAVVFGSNALIMALHFGISLISFASVLILTLLIFEADKSVRKLVKPLKIGKRMQFHMIGILVYSYIVVYTGAYVRHTESSLACPDVPLCSPLNNGLPTQFHEWVQMGHRAAALLLVVWIIVAAVHAITSYKDQKQIFWGWISCLIFITLQALSGIMIVYSEMALGFALAHSFFIACLFGVLCYFILLIARFRYESKQ from the coding sequence ATGAATAAAGCATTAAAAGGGCTCGGTGTTCTGACAACTTTTGTCATGCTCATTGTTTTAATCGGAGGAGCTCTCGTTACAAAAACAGGTTCCGGCCAAGGATGCGGCAGACAGTGGCCGCTGTGTCACGGCCGTTTTTTCCCTGAAATGAATCCTGCTTCAATTATTGAATGGAGCCACAGATTCGCAAGCGGGATCTCTATTATCCTTGTGTTAAGCCTTGCGTTTTGGTCATGGAGAAAAATCACGCCGATTTTCCGTGAAACAACGTTTCTCGCGATCATGTCTATTATCTTTTTATTTCTCCAGGCACTGCTTGGCGCATTGGCTGTCGTATTCGGTTCAAACGCGCTGATTATGGCGCTTCACTTTGGCATCTCATTAATATCTTTCGCTTCAGTGCTCATTTTGACGTTGCTCATATTTGAAGCTGACAAATCGGTCAGAAAACTGGTCAAACCGCTTAAAATCGGCAAAAGAATGCAATTTCACATGATAGGAATATTAGTATATTCCTATATCGTTGTGTATACAGGCGCATATGTAAGACATACAGAATCAAGTTTGGCATGCCCGGATGTGCCGTTATGCAGCCCGCTAAACAATGGGCTCCCGACTCAATTTCATGAATGGGTGCAAATGGGCCACAGAGCAGCAGCTTTGCTGTTGGTTGTATGGATTATTGTGGCCGCTGTTCATGCCATTACTTCCTATAAAGATCAAAAACAGATCTTTTGGGGCTGGATCTCATGTCTTATTTTTATTACATTACAGGCGCTGTCCGGCATTATGATCGTATACTCTGAAATGGCTCTGGGCTTTGCACTTGCCCACTCATTCTTTATTGCCTGCCTGTTTGGAGTTCTATGTTACTTCATATTATTGATTGCACGGTTCCGTTACGAATCTAAACAATGA
- a CDS encoding FAD-binding domain-containing protein, with the protein MGRWQPPASVGTDAVPYFRIFNPVTQSKRFDPDGLFIRRYIPELKHIPDEFLHEPWEMAPLIQASSSCIIGEDYPKPLIDHQVQRRLAIEPYETAKNMA; encoded by the coding sequence ATTGGCCGATGGCAGCCGCCAGCTTCTGTCGGGACTGATGCTGTTCCGTACTTCAGGATATTTAATCCTGTCACCCAATCGAAGAGGTTTGATCCGGATGGGCTGTTTATTAGAAGGTACATTCCTGAATTGAAACATATTCCGGATGAATTTCTTCACGAGCCATGGGAAATGGCGCCTCTAATTCAAGCGAGTTCATCCTGCATCATCGGCGAGGATTACCCCAAGCCGCTCATTGATCATCAAGTTCAGCGGAGGCTTGCCATTGAGCCATATGAAACGGCAAAAAACATGGCATAA